A window from Chroicocephalus ridibundus chromosome 19, bChrRid1.1, whole genome shotgun sequence encodes these proteins:
- the TRNP1 gene encoding TMF-regulated nuclear protein 1 → MAAAAAADPCPAAGDEQRPDRGGTNASNTGGGGGSGTGNSGGGGTGSSSSPGSVELAAARRRLVAAEGRRRAAAELEGRVRQVHCALRHAELRLAARAEALGRLGAGVAQAQLALAAQSQRLQKGLRRRPRPRPAALLAAARALRSCVPWGPARPRGAAATPVVARRLPAAPRSPA, encoded by the coding sequence atggcggcggcggcagcggcggatcCGTGTCCGGCTGCGGGCGACGAGCAGCGCCCCGATCGCGGCGGTACCAACGCCAGTAacaccggcggcggcggcggctccggcaccGGCaacagcggcggcggcggcaccggcagcagcagcagccccgggtCGGTGGAgctggcggcggcgcggcggcggctggtGGCGGCGGAAGGTCGCCgtcgggcggcggcggagctggAGGGTCGGGTCCGGCAGGTTCACTGCGCCCTGCGGCACGCCGAGCTCCGCCTGGCCGCCCGCGCCGAGGCCCTGGGCCGGTTGGGAGCCGGGGTGGCCCAGGCCCAGCTGGCGCTAGCCGCGCAGAGCCAGCGGCTGCAGAAGGGGctgcgccgccgcccgcgcccccgccccgccgccctcctggccgccgcccgcgccctcCGCAGCTGCGTCCCCTGGGGCCCCGCACgcccccgcggagccgccgcAACCCCCGTCGTTGCCCGCCGgctgcccgccgcgccccgcagccccgcataG